DNA from Vulpes vulpes isolate BD-2025 chromosome 9, VulVul3, whole genome shotgun sequence:
atctgtaagaacctatcaaactcaacaccaaaataataataataagaagaagaagaatccagtgaagaaataggcagaagacatgaatagacatttctgtaagaaagacatacaaatggtcgacacatgaaaaaatgctcaacatcactcctgATCATCACtcataaatacaaatcaaaaccacaatgagataccactttacatcagtcagaatggctaaaattaacaactcagtaAACCACAGATATGGTGAgcatgcagagaaaggggaacactcttacatTGTGGTacgaatgcaaactgatgcagccactctggaaagcagtatggaggttcctcaaaaagttaaaaaatagaactaccctacaacccagcgaTTGCActtctaagtatttatccaaaggatacaaacataatgattcaaaggggcacatgcaccccaatgtttatagcaacaatgtccacaatagccaaactatagaaagggcctagatgtccatcaacagatgaatgaataaagaaaatgtgggattttttatttttttaagattttatttatttattcatgagtgacacacacagagagagaaagagaggaagagacacaggcagagggagaagcaggctccaagcagggagcccaatgtggggctcgatcccaggactccaggataaaatgtggtatatttataatggaatattactcagccatcaaaaataatgacatcttgccatttgcaatgacatggatggaactagagggcattatgctaagcaaaataagtcagtcagagaaggacaaataccatataatttcactcatatgtagaatttaagaaacaatacaagtatgccaaggtaaaaaaaaaaaagagagagagacagagacaaacaaGAAGCAGTCTCTTAACTACATAGAACACACCGATAGTCAACAGAGGGAAGATGAGAGGAGATgagaggggatgggcaaaatagatgatGACGTTTATgaggcatttgtgatgagcacaggctattgtatggaagtgctgaatcactgtattatacacctgaaatgaatattacactgtatgttaactaactaaaatttaaatttaaaaaacaaaacccatggtgagaaaaaataaacagccaaTGGATAGGAATagacctttttccaaagaagatataggaTGGCTAATTAGCACATGAAAGATGcacaatatcactaatcattaaggaaatgcaagcCAAAACCATAATGTGACACCACCTCACACACATTAGGATGGCTAACTTCaaatctaaaacagaaaataaaagttggcaaggatgtggggaaattggaACCCTGTGGTGCTTTGCTGATGAGAATAAGAAGTGGCACAGCTGCAACAGGATACAGTGTGCCAGTTCCTCAAAAATTGaaacagaattatcatatgatccagtagtttcacttctgggtatatgccTACTTATAGCCCCCAAAGAATTTATAGCAGTGACTAAAACAGATATTTGTACGCCaactttcataaaattttatttacagtaGCTAAAATGTGGAGATAGCCTGAATGTCCATCAATAAAATCACAGATGAACAAGCCTAGCACATACAGTGAAAAATCATTCAGCCTGTAAAACGAATGAAACTCTGGTACAGGCTACAACATGAGTGAACCTTGCaaacattaggctaagtgaaagaagccagtcacaaaaggacaaatattataccACTGCATCCAAATGAGGTACCTAGAGGACTCTGTTTTagtgagagaaagcaggaagGCGGAAGCCAGAGTCTGGACTGGGGAACAATGGGGAGTGAGTGTTTCATGGGGACAAAGGTTCAGTTTTAGATGATGAGAAAGTTCTGAAGATGGATAGAGGCTGTGCTTGCATGATGGGGAGAAAATCTTTAATGCCACATAACCGAATACTTCAAAgtgtttaaaacaataaattttatatatattttaccttgacaaaaaaaaggattaaaaatgatTGGCATACTCTAAAAGACTGTCAGTGTCAATGATATCCTCATATGATATAGAGGAAGGAATCCAAAGTACAGGACATAAGGACATTGTAATGGTTTATGTTGTGTGATTCAATACCTCAACACCAAAGTATACCCAAAATAAGGGTTCAGGGGACATAAAACTCAACATAAGGACATTGAGAAATACTTTGGTGAGGCTGTAATGTCTTCCTTGACAAACTCTACAGAGTTGTACAACCCTATATGATACAATTCCCATGGACATGATCAAATTGAAATGAACTTGTCCTGAGGTGAACCCACCCTGAACTGGCAAAGGCCACATCAGCAGTCCAAAACCATCTAAGGTATGGTATTCAGAGTTCATGTAAGAGTTCATCATTCACATCTAAATTGTATGAGCCACAGGGATTTCTCAAAATGGCAAATTCCACATAGTGGCTCTATGAAACAGAAATGATGGGCAGCTTATTAAGAGCCCATCCAATTTtagtaaacaaaacaataaaaaaatttaagaaaatctaatTCTCATGAAGAAAAACTTTACCTGAGTTACTACAGTGAAGGGTCATAATCTCACAGGCCCAGATCCTAGATTTGTGGAACCAGTTACCCCTGAGTGAAGACTCTAAAATGGCAACAAATAAGTTACATTTTCCTCCAAACCCAACTCAAAGAAGCTGAAGTAATGGTGCTAGCCAGCTTAAAATGGCCCATGAGGACTGTGCTCTGAACTAAAATTGATTGCTTGAAATTGAACAAGATAAGGTTGCCTGTGTAGGGCAATTGGTTAAGCAAACAattcaatttcagctcaggtcatgatctcagggtggtgagatcagcatggagcctgcttaagattctctcacccACTcccactccttctccctctgcccctctcccctggtgtctctccctctgtctattataaataaataaatcttttttaaaaagagggatccctgggtggcgcaccggtttagcgcctgcctttggcccagggcccgatcctggaaacccgggatcgaatcccatatcgggcttccggtgcatggagcctgcttctccctctgcctatgtctctgcctctctctctctctctctctctctctctgtgtgtgtgtgtgtgactatcataataaataaataaataaataaataaataaataaataaataaataaataaataaaaattttaaaaaaagaaattgagcaaGATGAGAGTAATTACACCATGGAAACCAACAAGTGCTACAAGTAAGTACTCTTGGTTTTTCCccctttatcttattttcttcctttcttcatgctttcatttctttctttgtgttttcttttgagagagagagctcgttAAACATTTAACTAAATACTAGTGTTCAAAGGGACCTGTGGAGTTTTACCTGGAAAACTGTGAACCAGGTAATAGGAGATTACCATGATGAGGTATACATTCATCTTACTCAACTCATAAAGCGCAAGTGAGATCCATAAGGATATCCTGCTATTATTGCCTAATTTCTGCGATGTATCATTACAAAGACTTAAGGCCATAGGCAGATTATTCACATTGATTTTATTATCTGTGAAAGGCCTATTATGGCAGGAGGTGTTGAGGGAAATCACCAGATAGTGTTGCTGCctacaaaaatactaaatgaaaAGTAATAATGCATCCTCGGAGTAAGCACCATAAAGGACACATCAGTCTGAAAATTCAGGAGTTGTTTCTATTACCTAcacaatttatgtttttatctgtGCAAGGGAAAATTATATATTGCATAGTGGATGTGAATTATTGTAAACTTCATCACACAGGGTTCCAGATGCCTCTGCTGTTGCAGATTTGCTCTCTTTCTGGGGTGGATTAACAGAAAACCCTGGAAACTGTTACATAGCCTCTACTATGTTAAATGGATTTTCTCCCAGAGCAGATATTCTAAGGAATGGCTCCTTTCGTCTAAGGGAGGAAGTATACCACATTTATTCCTCCGGCTCTTCCTAACATTATAAGTACCCAATTACCTGTACTATTTATCTGCTGTAGAAATCCATGCAGTGGAATTAATAagataacaaaaaaatttcaataaataggaacacctggatggcacagtcagttaagtgtccaactcttggtttcagcccagggttgtgatctcagggtcatgagattgagcccagcattgggttccatgctcacctggagtcttctggagattctctgtccttctccctctgccctacccacTTGCACTaactctctctcgctctcttgctctctctctctctctgaaataaataaataaataaataaataaataaataaatctttttttaataataaatttattttttattggtgttcaatttgccaacacccagtgctcatcccgtcaagtgcccccctcagtgcccgtcacccattcacccccaccccccgccctcctccccttccaccacccctagttcgtttcccagagttagaagtctctcatgttctgtctccctttctgatatttcctacccatttcttctcccttcccttctattccctttcactattatttatattccccaaatgaatgagaccatataatgtttgtccttctccgattgacttatttcactcaacataataccctccagttccatccacgttgaagcaaatggtgggtatttgtcatttctaatggctgagtaatattccactagtttccaaaatctataaagaacttattaaactcaacagcaaagaaacaaacaatccagtcatgaaatgggcaaaagacatgaacagaaatctcacagaggaagacatagacatggccaacacgcacatgagaaaatgctctgcatcacttgccatcagggaaatacaaatcaaaaccacaatgtgatgccacctcacaccagtgagaatggggaaaattaacaaggcaggaaaccacaaatgttggagaggatgcggagaaaagggaaccctcttgcactgttggtgggaatgtgaaatggtgcagccactctggaaataaatctttttaaaacaattttgaggAAATagaccataaaacagactcttaacaatgGGAAACAAGCAAGGTTGTTGGAGAATAGgtggataggataggataggataggataggataggataggataggataggacaGGATagatgagtgatgggcattaaagagggcttctgttgtgatgagcactaggagttgtacataagtgatgaatcactaaattctatcctgAATCTAATACTTCACTAtctgttaactaactagaatttaaataaaaacttgaaaatgaaataaaaagaaatagttgatCATTGTGTGTGAAAAAAAAGAGACCGAATGCTGTAGAAAGTTATGTTACAGACTGTCTTTCTATAATACAAATATCATGATCTAGGTCTTCTAGGGTTTTGAGCCCTGTTACTTACATCTTTATCTTGAAACAAAAGATTCTTCTATGCAGAGAATGTCTCTCAGCTAAAGAGTTTTCTTAGGGCCTGCTTTAAGTCTCTGTTCCTCAGACCATAGATAAAGGGGTTCAGCATGGGTGTGACCACTGTGTACATCACCGAGGCTATGGCACTTGCTCTGGAGTTTTGCAAAGCAGCAGAACTAAGATACACCCCAAAACCTGTACCATAGAATAAGGAAACGACCGAGAGGTGAGACCCACACGTGGAAAATGCTTTATACTTGCCCCCAGAagatgaaattttcaaaatggaagCTACAATTCTAGAATAAGAGAAAAGGATACCAATGAGTGGAAGAACCCCCAGAAGTCCACTTGCAAGATAAATTGCCAGGTTATTGAGGAAGGTATCAGAGCAAGCAAGTTGGATCATCTGTTTAAGTTCACAGAAAAAGTGAGGGATTTCTAACTGTGTACAGAAAGACAATTGGAAAACCATTAAGTCATGTAATAGAGAGTCCATAACACTCAATAACCAGCATGCCAGAAGCAGGATGCCACAGAACTTGGGGTTCATGATGACCATATAGTACAGGGGGTGACAGATGGCCACAAACcggtcataggccatcactgTCAAGAGAAAGTTGTCTAATCCTCCAAACAGCATGAAAAAATACATCTGGCTGAGGCAGCCTTCATAGGTGATCACTTTGCTCTGTGTCtggatgttcagcagcatcttGGGGATGGTGGTAGAGGTGAAACAGATGTCTACAAAAGACAggttggagaggaagaagtacatgggtgtGTGGAGGTGGGAGTCCATGACAATGGCCAGGATGATGAGCAGGTTCCCACTGAAGGTGATCAGGTACATGGACAAGAACAGCCAAAAGAGCAGTGGCTGTAGTTCTCCCACCTCTGAAAGTCCCAGGAGGATAAATTGTGAAACACggctttgatttctttgttcCATGTAACTGCTGAACATGGCTGGAACAGAGAAAAAAGCTTTCTGAGGGCACAAGCGGTGAtcacagaattaaaagaaatgttgCAATTTGTGTTTTCAACTTGCTTTATTCATTAGTTCTTATACATTTCCTACCAATCCAGAATATTTAGTTGAAAATTTCAGGGAATCCCAAATGCTCCATGAGgctaaaaatgattaataatcCTTGTCCTGAATCAAAACATTTACCCAAGGGCAATGTTTTTCTCTATACATTCCCTAAGagttgttttattcattcaacaaataccttGTGGTAAGTATTGTTGAAAACATTGTATAAAGTAGTGATGTGTGTTTGACCTTAACAAGATTGAGCCTAAATATGTGTGTGTCAGAGGGAGCAATAGAATAttaatgaatgagtaaaagaTGTTTCAAGTGGTGGTCACcactaataagtaaaataatgcgGGACAAGGTAGACctaaagtgaaaagaaatcttTCCATTGTATCCTCTCTGATAAGATGCTTTTGAGCAAGAAAGCTGAGAGCAGTGGATTCATGAACCATGTCGATAACTTTGAAAAGAACAATCAAGGCAGGGAAATAGCCTGTGCAAACCCCCTGAACAAACCATTGGGCAACATCAAAGAGAAAGTTGGAGCAGAGTGTGTAACGCAACAGGAACAGGTGTTGGAtgtagaagaagaaagaggaggttAAAGCCTTCTGCTTCTTTGGAAACATCCTAAGGCAATGGACACtgtcatttttatatgtatatattatatatgatgtCTACAACAGCATAAATTTTACATAatcaaaccacaaaagaccccaaataccaaaggaatgttgaaaaggaaaaccaaagctggggacatcacaCTGTGGGTAcaaactctattacaaagctgtaatcatcaagacagtgtggtactggcacagaaatggACACATagttcagtggaacagaacagagaatccagaaatggacctcAATTCTGTGATcaataatcttcaacaaagcaggaaagaatatctaatggaaaaaggacaatctcttcaataaatggtgcttggaaaattggacagccatgagcagaagaatgaaactggaccaatctcttacaccatacataaagataaactcaaaatggatgaaagacctaaatgtgagacaggaatccatcaaaaccctggaggagaacacaggcagcaacctctttgaccttggacacagcaacttctggctagacatgtctccaaagtcaaggcaaacaaaagcaaaaatgaactattgacaCTTCATCAAGgcaaaatgcttctgcacagcaaaggaaacagttgacaaaccaaaagacaacctacagaatgggagaagatattttcaaatgacatatcaaataaaagactagtatccaagatctatcaGGGGCTtataaactcaacacccaaaaaacaatgaCTCCagccaagaaatgggcagaagagatgagataagaaacaacaaatgttggtggggatgtggagaaaagggaaccagaATACTTTTATACTTATACTTTTGGccagaatgcaagctggtacagccactctggaaaactgtttggcggttcctcaagaaacaaaaatagatctaccctatgacccagcaattgcactactaggtatttaccctaaagatgcaaatatagtgatccaaaggggcacctgcaccccaatgcttataacagcaatgtccacaatagccaaactgtggaaagagccgagatgtccatcaacagatgaatggatgaagatagaatattactcagccataagaaagaataaatggaatattattcagtcattagaaagaataaaatcttaccatttacattcacatggatagaactggagagtattaaactgaggaaaataagtcaatcagagaaagctACTTATCATATAATGTCACTCGtaggtggaatataagaaacagtgcagaggatcataggataagggaggaaaaactgaatgggaatTCATCAAAGAGTGAGAATATCATTAGATTGCTggagaggagggcggggatgaggtaactgggtgatgtacattaaggaggacacatgatgtgatgagcactgggtgttatacacaacagaattattgaacactacattagaaactaatgatgtattatatgttggataattgaatttaacattaaaaaaataaaaggtttatgcATCATTACCAAGTGGGATTCGTTCCTTGAAGGAAAGGATGGCTTGACTTATAAAAACTCCTCTCTGTAATACAACACATTAACAGATAGGGAGGCAAGTGTATAATTAACTCAACTGCTgcagaaaaaaattgacaaaattcagcattctTTCATAATAGTAACATTGAAGAAACTAAGAACAGACGGAAACTTTCTCATCATGATATaggtcatatatgaaaacccaCCTCTAGCATTATTCTCTATAGTGAAAGGCTAAAAGTTATCCATaagataaaaacaagacaaacattTCTGCTTTAATACCTTTTACACACATGGCATTGCAAGTTCAAGAGAGCAATTAGCTgagagaagaaggagggggaggagaaggtgaaaagaaaaaaacagaagggaaataaaagtcatcaaaacatttttaactctttgaggaacctccacacagttttccagagtggctgcagcagttcacattcccaccaacagtgtaagagggttcccttttctccgcatcctctccaacatttgttgtttcctgccttgttaattttccccattctcactggtgtgaggtggtatctcattgtggttttgatttgtatttccctgatggcaagtgatgcagagcattttctcatgtgcatgttggccatgtccatgtcttcctctgtgagatttctattcatgtcttttgcccatttcatgattggattgtttgtttctttggtgttgagtttgataagttctttatagattttggaaactagccctttatctgatatgtcatttgcaaatatcttctcccattctgtaggttgtcttttagttttgttgactgtaacctttgctgtgcaaaagcttcttatcttgatgaagtcccaatagttcatttttgcttttgtttctcttgcctttgtggatgtatcttgcaagaagttaccgtggccaagttcaaaaaaggatgttgcctgtgttctcctctaggattttgatggaatcttgtctcacatttagatctttcatccattttgagtttatctttgcgtatggtgaaagagagtggtccagtttcattcttctgcatgtggatg
Protein-coding regions in this window:
- the LOC112908127 gene encoding olfactory receptor 7C1-like, which translates into the protein MEQRNQSRVSQFILLGLSEVGELQPLLFWLFLSMYLITFSGNLLIILAIVMDSHLHTPMYFFLSNLSFVDICFTSTTIPKMLLNIQTQSKVITYEGCLSQMYFFMLFGGLDNFLLTVMAYDRFVAICHPLYYMVIMNPKFCGILLLACWLLSVMDSLLHDLMVFQLSFCTQLEIPHFFCELKQMIQLACSDTFLNNLAIYLASGLLGVLPLIGILFSYSRIVASILKISSSGGKYKAFSTCGSHLSVVSLFYGTGFGVYLSSAALQNSRASAIASVMYTVVTPMLNPFIYGLRNRDLKQALRKLFS